One Trichoderma asperellum chromosome 5, complete sequence genomic region harbors:
- a CDS encoding uncharacterized protein (EggNog:ENOG41~TransMembrane:2 (i7-25o31-52i)) translates to MGVCSVICVIFITIIFPPLGVWAVAGCGMDLLINICLTLLGYLPGHIHAFYLEYVYYDRRQQAREGYAPPRHAPGIYSDKVQTGGQAFRQNYGTMAPAPPAVQTEPAPIGGQPYESQAYGNQPYNQGYGNQGYGNQGYGNQGYSNQGHGNQNSGYI, encoded by the exons ATGGGTGTTTGTTCGGTCATATGCGTCATATTCATCACCATTATCT TCCCTCCGCTCGGCGTATGGGCTGTAGCAGGATGTGGAATGG ATTTACTCATTAACATATGCCTGACGCTTCTTGGATACTTGCCCGGCCATATACACGCATTTTATCTTGAATATGTCTATTACGACAGGCGGCAACAAGCCCGTGAGGGTTATGCTCCACCGCGTCATGCTCCAGGCATCTACTCCGACAAGGTGCAAACGGGCGGGCAAGCCTTCCGACAAAATTACGGAACAATGGCACCGGCACCGCCAGCTGTGCAAACTGAACCGGCGCCCATTGGTGGACAACCGTACGAAAGCCAAGCATATGGGAACCAGCCATATAATCAGGGTTATGGTAACCAAGGGTACGGCAACCAAGGATATGGCAACCAAGGCTATAGCAACCAAGGGCACGGCAATCAAAATTCAGGGTATATCTAA